The stretch of DNA aatgattattttttgTTCAGAAAGATTGTTGCCAGTCACCAAACTTAGTTTCTGTTGTCATCTTCCATTTTCTTTGAATGTTGAACTGAATGGCTTCTTGGTTTGGTGACTTTGGTCTCAGTCGTTTTTGTAGAGTCTGGATTGTTAAAATTACTTTCGGGTCGTCTTCCTCTCATGCCCTCTCTGCACTGGAGATGTTACTGTTTGTGTGCAGTTttacacaataaaaataaacccCTAGGGCTTTGTAAATGATATcacttcttgtttttttttaacaaaattttgTGTTTGATAAATTGACCAGAATTTCATTGaattataaaactttaaaacttaaaactttTTGAAAGGACAGTTAGTGACCACATtttgggtaatttttttttcttctttttgtcatgtattttttaaccttttattttaattgattcAACATGTACTTTTTAACTTGATGAAAGCGCTTTAAGGCCACTctggttaaagaaatataactaATTCGATGTTATATAtagtttttagaaaaataaaatttatcctAAATCTGCTTAAATACAATAGTATAAGTGccctttcagaaaaaaaaaaaaaaaaaaaaaaaaacaatagtaCATAATGcacaatgttatttaataatccCTTTACTTTAGTTAAATAACATCTCCAATTAAAGGTTGGAAATTGTTGGGAATAATTGTATATAAAAGTATGTTAAGAGTGAGACTAGTATAGTAACGCATACTTATTGAATGGGAAGTGAAGCTGGTTCAATAAGCATGATTAGCAGAAAAGGTAGTAGTACACCTAAAAagaataaagaaatataattctcttaatttctgTGGAACTGATTAGTTTATTGGTGCTCATATAGTCATATGTTAGACATGGAAAACAAAGCACAGCAATATGTGTGTGTTGTCTTTAACACGTGGGAAAAGCCTTTGATGTCCTTTGGTAACTAACaaccatataaaaaaacttGGAAACTATGCATTTGATGTTCATCTTCTTAAAGAGTTCTTCAGTAAGCAAGTTCAATACTTCAACACTAAgcagagaaagagaaaaagaatgTACAAGTCGAAGCTGCGGGAGCTTTGCCACAAGAATCAATGGGGTTTACCAAAGTACACCTCTATGAGATATGGGCCAGATCATAACCCTCTCTTTGGAGCCTCTGTTTGAGTCAATGGCATTTCTTTTGACTCTTTCGTCGTCTTCAAATCCAACAAACAAGCCCATAACCATGGTGCCATGCTTGCTTTTCTTCACTTCAATTCTCCACCTCCTGGTTCACtttctttccttctttcttGTGTTATATAATGGTTTGTCCCCAATTAGTTTCTTTCATTAAGCATATTGATTCTTATTCGATTGTGTCATCAATGGCATAGGCTGAACATGCTGTTGCAACACCTATGGTTGAAGAAAGCAACCAGAATCTTGATATTCGATCGAATGTTTCTGGCTTGAAAAGTGGTAAGGAGCTTCAACTTAGTAAGTTTTTAAAAGCTTTCTTAAGCTAACTTGATTTACCATACTCAGAAActactccaaaaaaaaaataatgataataataattgcTTGTTAAGTTAAACAATAGCTGAGATTATAAACCATATCATTTTTTGATGGTACTTCTTTGGCTAGTGATGTAGAAACATGTCTCTTAGAAGTATCATATTGCTATTAAAAGGTCATATGTACCTTTATATGTGGTGAAAgattgatatagaataaaaaGGATTGTAAAGATTATGCTGAAATTTGTTGGCTGTAACATCCTTTTGCTTTTCATTATGgtttagattcttcaacaatAATCAAAACCAACAAGGGAGAACGAAGCATCGAAGAAAAACTGGAGATTCTCAAGATGCAGTCAGATGATTTGGGCATCAGTGTTGGTGATGGTGAGGAGACTAAAGGTACATAATTTcaaagtatatgtatatataattctaTGTTATACAGAAAGGTAATTAGGTAGTATCTATTGAAGTGAAGTTATTTTTGTTGGGATTGTCAATAGTTTAATTTCTCGAGAGTATTATGTTTTAGTcctaatattttagatttttcattaTCTGCAATCATCCATAGTATTCATGTGtttcttattttaaactatCAAAGTTCATGGTGTCAACTTCTATAAGTTACACAAAATTGAACTAAAGCACATTAGTCTTTGTTAGAAATGTTCTTTTGAACCCTTAAATTTTTTAAGACTAATGAAATTTcactcatgtatatatataaaactattGTCCAGTCAAGAAGCAACTGCAGAAATATGCTAGACAGAGAAATTTCGGTTTGCCAGTGTACTTTTGTGAATGTGATCAGTGTCCTGAGGCCACTCAGTTTATGGCAACAGTTACAGTTGGTGACCAAATTTTTGAGAGCTCTGGATCCTTCAACACTTCGAAAGACGCTGAAAGTGATACTGCAAAGGTTGCTTTAATGTCTTTCTTAATGGAAAACTTTCAAGAGGCAAGCACTCCAAAGTAGCTAagagctttttcttttcttcacaaatCTTTAGATGCTGCAAAGCTTGGTGTTTTATAGAACTGTAGTTGTATTTAGTTTTAGTGAAGAATGTTTAGAATGGGTTTCTATATTGgaattttctttctcttttgctTCGATTACATGTTCTGTTAAAGATCATATACGTGTGGATGAATATATAGAAAATTGTTAGTCTAATTTACTTTTTTCCATCTACAGGACGAGTCTCGAGTTTACAAGAATCTCTTGCAAGAGCTAGTTCAGAGAGAAGATTTAAGCACTCCAGTTTATAAAACTATAAAACGTGGTGAACCCCACAAGCCTATTTTCTTTACTAGTGTGGAGCTGGATGGAGAAATATTCCATGGGAAAGCAGCAAAATCCAAGAAACAAGCAGAGTTGGATGCTGCAAGGGCTGCCTATGTCGCTCTTCAGGAACGTAAGTCCGAAAAAACAGTTCATTCTTTCTAATTGATTCCTTTTGCTGACtctaatcttctatgttcaagTGAATCTTATTTTGGTAGTTTGACTAGTTAGGATGTAGCAGCTTTACAAGTAAATCAGAAACTGGAATATACAT from Cannabis sativa cultivar Pink pepper isolate KNU-18-1 chromosome 2, ASM2916894v1, whole genome shotgun sequence encodes:
- the LOC133034727 gene encoding double-stranded RNA-binding protein 3-like, whose translation is MQSDDLGISVGDGEETKVKKQLQKYARQRNFGLPVYFCECDQCPEATQFMATVTVGDQIFESSGSFNTSKDAESDTAKVALMSFLMENFQEDESRVYKNLLQELVQREDLSTPVYKTIKRGEPHKPIFFTSVELDGEIFHGKAAKSKKQAELDAARAAYVALQERGSIQNVNFTSSSLGAHTPKSTWSSCVAYDLGQSLKHQCILVPHQPQIYVEAKEKFGTLADSAETTVSTMEVDNSYPAITSHMVNLSLYFFFFLVNCGINT